The Micromonospora sp. Llam0 genome includes a window with the following:
- a CDS encoding NF041680 family putative transposase, whose amino-acid sequence MRDPAEVLAGFRRDFHQALSRRSDALFELTDAVLCADGPVRSLPGLSLVAEYRRGHGALYDALAAGRVDVQRLRTAVAAVPPPRAADGRLVLAVDVTCWLRPEAHTSPERILCHTYGRGRDQHIGVPGWPYAFVVALETGRTSWTAPLDAVRLAPGADLAAVTAAQLRDVVGRLIAAGHWRPGDPQVWVVMDAGYDAARLAWLLRDLPVRVLARLRSDRVLRRPAPPPLPGRRGRLPRHGAEFIFGDPRSWGAPDVTTVTDTRLYGTVTARAWHRLHPRLTRRAAWTDCPALPILEGTVIRLDVGRLPSGATAKPVWLWWSTGIDHEPGHDPSPDPAMIDLLWQAFLRRFDIEHTFRLFKQTLGWTVPKLRDPHAADRWTWLIIAAYTQLRLARPLAADLRHPWERPAPPERLTPSRVRRGFRHLRPTSTCPASAPKPTRPGPGRPPGTPNRHPTRRYDVHTVTSSQTGKTTSRKKKSANPRPRRTG is encoded by the coding sequence GTGAGGGATCCGGCGGAGGTGTTGGCCGGGTTTCGGCGGGACTTCCACCAGGCCCTGTCACGGCGGTCGGATGCGTTGTTCGAGTTGACCGACGCGGTGTTGTGCGCGGATGGGCCGGTGCGGTCGTTGCCCGGGTTGTCGCTGGTAGCGGAGTACCGCCGTGGGCACGGCGCGTTGTACGACGCCTTGGCCGCCGGGCGGGTTGACGTGCAACGGCTGCGTACGGCGGTGGCGGCGGTGCCGCCGCCGCGGGCGGCTGACGGGCGGCTCGTCCTGGCCGTGGATGTGACGTGCTGGCTGCGGCCGGAGGCGCACACGTCGCCGGAGCGGATCCTGTGTCACACCTACGGCCGTGGCAGGGACCAGCACATCGGAGTTCCGGGCTGGCCGTATGCGTTCGTTGTGGCGTTGGAGACCGGCCGCACCTCGTGGACCGCACCGCTGGACGCGGTCCGCTTGGCTCCGGGTGCGGATCTGGCGGCGGTGACCGCCGCCCAGTTGCGGGACGTGGTCGGCCGGTTGATCGCCGCCGGCCATTGGCGGCCCGGCGATCCGCAGGTCTGGGTGGTGATGGACGCAGGCTACGACGCGGCCCGCCTGGCCTGGCTGCTGCGGGACCTGCCGGTGCGCGTCCTGGCCAGGCTGCGCTCGGACAGGGTCCTGCGCCGACCCGCGCCACCACCGCTGCCCGGCCGGCGGGGCCGGCTGCCCCGCCACGGCGCCGAGTTCATCTTCGGCGACCCCCGCAGTTGGGGTGCCCCGGATGTGACCACGGTGACCGATACCCGCCTCTACGGCACCGTCACCGCCCGAGCCTGGCACCGCTTGCATCCGAGACTGACCCGCCGCGCGGCCTGGACCGACTGCCCTGCACTGCCGATCCTGGAAGGCACCGTGATCCGTCTCGACGTCGGGCGGCTGCCGTCGGGCGCGACCGCGAAACCGGTATGGTTGTGGTGGTCCACCGGTATCGACCACGAGCCGGGCCACGATCCCAGCCCGGATCCGGCGATGATCGACCTGTTGTGGCAGGCGTTCCTACGCCGCTTCGACATCGAGCACACGTTCCGGCTGTTCAAGCAGACCCTCGGCTGGACAGTGCCGAAACTGCGCGACCCGCACGCCGCCGACCGGTGGACCTGGCTGATCATCGCCGCCTACACGCAGCTGAGGCTGGCCCGGCCACTGGCCGCCGACCTGCGTCACCCATGGGAACGACCAGCGCCACCCGAACGGCTCACCCCATCCCGGGTCCGCCGCGGATTTCGGCACCTACGTCCGACAAGCACCTGCCCCGCCAGCGCGCCGAAACCCACCCGGCCAGGCCCCGGACGACCACCCGGCACACCCAACCGTCACCCCACCCGCCGCTACGACGTCCACACCGTCACCAGCAGCCAAACCGGGAAGACGACCTCCAGAAAGAAAAAATCGGCCAATCCCAGACCACGCCGCACAGGTTAA
- a CDS encoding NAD(P)/FAD-dependent oxidoreductase has translation MGTSHPLPTRADVVVIGSGHNGLVAAVLLARAGLDVVVLEAAEVIGGATRTEQPFTRVPGLRHSTGSYLLGLMPPELLATLDVTIPVLRRDPHYFLPTPGGPGSPYLLFGTDRAATRAQMAATFSPADVAADDAMQAELAALRDDLAPAWLAEPLPVEQTAQRFVRPALRQVFVDLVRGSVADYLARFEFRSELLVAMYAVTDGLSGLTAGPDDPGTGHNFLAHNMCRLPGSDGTWMIAAGGMGTVSRTFADAARAAGARIVTDMPVTGITVDAGNASGVVVADGRSVAAEVVLGACDPYRLLELAPDGALPAELTDRMTATRRPGSTLKVNLALTGLPRFSCLPDDAPSPFGATIHLLPGSASLLPGGDGESPMTALRAMWADVRAGRLPAEPTIEWYLHTTVDPSLRDAAGHHSSALFVQSVPWQPAGSSWSAELPGYVEQLLAVCDRYAPGTSSLVADAVPLAPPGIEAHFGITGGHIHHVDNTVSFTDRMPYATGLPGLYAGSAGCHPAGSVIGAAGHNAARRILTDLGRGER, from the coding sequence ATGGGTACGTCACATCCTCTGCCGACCCGGGCCGACGTGGTCGTCATCGGATCCGGGCACAACGGTCTGGTCGCGGCGGTCCTGCTGGCCCGGGCCGGGCTGGACGTGGTGGTGCTGGAGGCGGCCGAGGTGATCGGCGGCGCCACCCGCACCGAACAGCCGTTCACCCGGGTGCCGGGGCTGCGCCACTCGACCGGCTCGTACCTGCTCGGGCTGATGCCGCCGGAGCTGCTGGCCACCCTCGACGTGACGATCCCGGTACTGCGCCGCGACCCGCACTACTTCCTGCCCACCCCGGGTGGGCCGGGGTCGCCGTACCTGCTGTTCGGCACCGACCGGGCCGCGACCCGGGCGCAGATGGCCGCCACCTTCTCCCCCGCCGACGTGGCCGCCGACGACGCCATGCAGGCCGAGCTGGCGGCGCTACGCGACGACCTGGCGCCGGCCTGGCTGGCCGAGCCGCTGCCGGTCGAGCAGACCGCGCAGCGCTTCGTCCGCCCGGCGCTGCGGCAGGTCTTCGTCGACCTGGTCCGCGGCTCGGTCGCCGACTACCTGGCCCGCTTCGAGTTCCGCTCCGAACTGCTGGTCGCCATGTACGCCGTCACCGACGGGCTGAGCGGGCTGACCGCCGGGCCGGACGACCCGGGTACCGGTCACAACTTCCTGGCCCACAACATGTGCCGGTTGCCCGGCTCGGACGGCACCTGGATGATCGCCGCCGGCGGGATGGGCACCGTGTCACGGACCTTCGCCGACGCCGCCCGGGCCGCCGGAGCGCGGATCGTCACCGACATGCCGGTCACCGGCATCACCGTGGACGCCGGCAACGCCAGCGGCGTCGTCGTCGCCGACGGCCGGTCGGTCGCCGCCGAGGTGGTGCTCGGCGCCTGCGACCCGTACCGGCTGCTGGAGCTGGCCCCCGACGGCGCGCTGCCGGCCGAGTTGACCGACCGGATGACCGCGACCCGCCGGCCGGGCAGCACGTTGAAGGTCAACCTGGCGCTGACCGGGCTGCCCCGGTTCAGCTGCCTGCCGGACGACGCGCCCAGCCCGTTCGGGGCCACCATCCATCTGCTGCCCGGGTCGGCGTCGCTGCTGCCCGGCGGCGACGGCGAGTCGCCGATGACGGCGCTGCGGGCGATGTGGGCCGATGTGCGGGCCGGCCGGCTACCGGCCGAGCCGACCATCGAGTGGTACCTGCACACCACCGTCGACCCGTCGCTGCGCGACGCCGCCGGGCACCACTCGTCGGCGCTGTTCGTCCAGTCGGTGCCGTGGCAGCCGGCGGGTTCATCGTGGTCGGCCGAGCTGCCCGGGTACGTCGAACAACTGCTGGCCGTCTGCGACCGGTACGCGCCGGGTACCAGCTCGCTGGTCGCCGACGCGGTACCGCTCGCCCCACCCGGTATCGAGGCGCACTTCGGCATCACCGGCGGGCACATCCACCATGTGGACAACACCGTGTCGTTCACCGACCGGATGCCGTACGCGACCGGGCTGCCCGGCCTGTACGCGGGCAGCGCCGGCTGCCACCCGGCGGGCAGCGTGATCGGGGCCGCCGGGCACAACGCCGCCCGGCGGATCCTCACCGACCTGGGGCGCGGTGAGCGCTAG
- a CDS encoding Rieske 2Fe-2S domain-containing protein produces the protein MRLTGTGHASMRIDTAAGSILCDPWVNPAYFASWFPFPDNSQLDWESLGQVDYLYVSHLHRDHFDAAHLKRFVSKKATVLLPEYPTSELEDELRELGFTSFLRTKTNEVVELDGGLNVMIQALTSPTDGPIGDSSLWVEHDGVRLLNQNDARPTDLSVFAALGHVHAHLLQFSGAIWYPMVYELPTNAKTAFGKQKRERQFDRTWRYIDDLKASYVFPIAGPPCFLDDALWQFNDIHGDEGNIFPDQQVFLSEYAKVGGTNAVVLLPGSVAEVTADDCRTSHPQPVDEFFANKQAHLVEMRERKRPVIEAEKASWRHPEIDVLAEMKRRIEPLLEESVYLAKGVGGPVRFDLVDYDGESVESIVVDFPGKQVRPYADEKVRYRFRTERALVEHLLHTGEVDWVNSLFLSCRFSAARIGQYNEFVYAFFKCLSTERLQYAEGWYAEQRPDAEDVKIGDWIVQRRCPHLKADLTRFGIIDGDQLTCQLHGWRFDLTSGRCLTSVGHEIRARRAGTPAPVESQTPAGEPAAQA, from the coding sequence GTGCGACTGACGGGTACCGGGCACGCCAGTATGCGGATCGACACGGCTGCGGGCAGCATCCTGTGCGACCCGTGGGTCAACCCGGCCTACTTCGCCTCGTGGTTCCCCTTCCCGGACAACTCCCAGCTGGACTGGGAATCCCTCGGCCAGGTCGACTATCTGTACGTCTCCCACCTGCACCGGGACCACTTCGACGCGGCGCACCTGAAGCGCTTCGTGTCAAAGAAGGCGACCGTGTTGCTGCCCGAGTACCCCACCTCGGAGCTGGAGGACGAGCTGCGTGAGCTCGGCTTCACCAGCTTCCTGCGGACGAAGACCAATGAGGTGGTCGAGCTGGACGGCGGCCTCAACGTCATGATCCAGGCGTTGACCAGCCCGACCGACGGCCCGATCGGTGACTCGTCGCTGTGGGTCGAACACGACGGCGTCCGGCTGCTCAACCAGAACGACGCCCGCCCCACCGATTTGTCGGTCTTCGCCGCGCTCGGCCACGTGCACGCCCACCTGCTGCAGTTCTCGGGTGCCATCTGGTACCCGATGGTCTACGAGCTGCCCACCAACGCCAAGACCGCGTTCGGCAAGCAGAAGCGGGAGCGCCAGTTCGACCGCACCTGGCGGTACATCGACGACCTGAAGGCGTCGTACGTCTTCCCGATCGCCGGGCCGCCCTGCTTCCTCGACGACGCGCTGTGGCAGTTCAACGACATCCACGGCGACGAGGGCAACATCTTCCCCGACCAGCAGGTCTTCCTGTCCGAGTACGCCAAGGTCGGCGGCACCAACGCAGTGGTGCTGCTGCCCGGCTCGGTCGCCGAAGTCACCGCCGACGACTGCCGCACCAGCCACCCGCAGCCGGTCGACGAGTTCTTCGCCAACAAGCAGGCCCACCTGGTCGAGATGCGGGAGCGCAAGCGCCCGGTCATCGAGGCCGAGAAGGCCTCCTGGCGGCACCCGGAGATCGACGTGCTGGCCGAGATGAAACGTCGGATCGAGCCGTTGCTGGAGGAGTCGGTCTACCTGGCCAAAGGCGTCGGCGGCCCGGTCCGGTTCGACCTGGTCGACTACGACGGCGAGTCGGTCGAGTCGATCGTGGTGGACTTTCCCGGCAAGCAGGTGCGGCCGTACGCCGACGAGAAGGTCCGCTACCGGTTCCGCACCGAGCGGGCCCTGGTGGAGCACCTGCTGCACACCGGCGAGGTCGACTGGGTCAACTCGCTGTTCCTGTCCTGCCGGTTCTCCGCCGCGCGGATCGGCCAGTACAACGAGTTCGTGTACGCGTTCTTCAAGTGTCTGTCCACCGAGCGGCTGCAGTACGCCGAGGGCTGGTACGCCGAGCAACGCCCGGACGCCGAGGACGTCAAGATCGGTGACTGGATCGTGCAGCGCCGCTGCCCGCACCTGAAGGCCGACCTGACCCGGTTCGGCATCATCGACGGTGACCAGCTCACCTGCCAGCTGCACGGCTGGCGGTTCGACCTGACCAGCGGGCGATGCCTGACCAGTGTCGGGCACGAGATCCGGGCCCGGCGGGCCGGCACCCCGGCACCGGTGGAGTCGCAGACCCCGGCCGGCGAGCCGGCGGCGCAGGCCTAG